The DNA region NNNNNNNNNNNNNNNNNNNNNNNNNNNNNNNNNNNNNNNNNNNNNNNNNNNNNNNNNNNNNNNNNNNNNNNNNNNNNNNNNNNNNNNNNNNNNNNNNNNNNNNNNNNNNNNNNNNNNNNNNNNNNNNNNNNNNNNNNNNNNNNNNNNNNNNNNNNNNNNNNNNNNNNNNNNNNNNNNNNNNNNNNNNNNNNNNNNNNNNNNNNNNNNNNNNNNNNNNNNNNNNNNNNNNNNNNNNNNNNNNNNNNNNNNNNNNNNNNNNNNNNNNNNNNNNNNNNNNNNNNNNNNNNNNNNNNNNNNNNNNNNNNNNNNNNNNNNNNNNNNNNNNNNNNNNNNNNNNNNNNNNNNNNNNNNNNNNNNNNNNNNNNNNNNNNNNNNNNNNNNNNNNNNNNNNNNNNNNNNNNNNNNNNNNNNNNNNNNNNNNNNNNNNNNNNNNNNNNNNNNNNNNNNNNNNNNNNNNNNNNNNNNNNNNNNNNNNNNNNNNNNNNNNNNNNNNNNNNNNNNNNNNNNNNNNNNNNNNNNNNNNNNNNNNNNNNNNNNNNNNNNNNNNNNNNNNNNNNNNNNNNNNNNNNNNNNNNNNNNNNNNNNNNNNNNNNNNNNNNNNNNNNNNNNNNNNNNNNNNNNNNNNNNNNNNNNNNNNNNNNNNNNNNNNNNNNNNNNNNNNNNNNNNNNNNNNNNNNNNNNNNNNNNNNNNNNNNNNNNNNNNNNNNNNNNNNNNNNNNNNNNNNNNNNNNNNNNNNNNNNNNNNNNNNNNNNNNNNNNNNNNNNNNNNNNNNNNNNNNNNNNNNNNNNNNNNNNNNNNNNNNNNNNNNNNNNNNNNNNNNNNNNNNNNNNNNNNNNNNNNNNNNNNNNNNNNNNNNNNNNNNNNNNNNNNNNNNNNNNNNNNNNNNNNNNNNNNNNNNNNNNNNNNNNNNNNNNNNNNNNNNNNNNNNNNNNNNNNNNNNNNNNNNNNNNNNNNNNNNNNNNNNNNNNNNNNNNNNNNNNNNNNNNNNNNNNNNNNNNNNNNNNNNNNNNNNNNNNNNNNNNNNNNNNNNNNNNNNNNNNNNNNNNNNNNNNNNNNNNNNNNNNNNNNNNNNNNNNNNNNNNNNNNNNNNNNNNNNNNNNNNNNNNNNNNNNNNNNNNNNNNNNNNNNNNNNNNNNNNNNNNNNNNNNNNNNNNNNNNNNNNNNNNNNNNNNNNNNNNNNNNNNNNNNNNNNNNNNNNNNNNNNNNNNNNNNNNNNNNNNNNNNNNNNNNNNNNNNNNNNNNNNNNNNNNNNNNNNNNNNNNNNNNNNNNNNNNNNNNNNNNNNNNNNNNNNNNNNNNNNNNNNNNNNNNNNNNNNNNNNNNNNNNNNNNNNNNNNNNNNNNNNNNNNNNNNNNNNNNNNNNNNNNNNNNNNNNNNNNNNNNNNNNNNNNNNNNNNNNNNNNNNNNNNNNNNNNNNNNNNNNNNNNNNNNNNNNNNNNNNNNNNNNNNNNNNNNNNNNNNNNNNNNNNNNNNNNNNNNNNNNNNNNNNNNNNNNNNNNNNNNNNNNNNNNNNNNNNNNNNNNNNNNNNNNNNNNNNNNNNNNNNNNNNNNNNNNNNNNNNNNNNNNNNNNNNNNNNNNNNNNNNNNNNNNNNNNNNNNNNNNNNNNNNNNNNNNNNNNNNNNNNNNNNNNNNNNNNNNNNNNNNNNNNNNNNNNNNNNNNNNNNNNNNNNNNNNNNNNNNNNNNNNNNNNNNNNNNNNNNNNNNNNNNNNNNNNNNNNNNNNNNNNNNNNNNNNNNNNNNNNNNNNNNNNNNNNNNNNNNNNNNNNNNNNNNNNNNNNNNNNNNNNNNNNNNNNNNNNNNNNNNNNNNNNNNNNNNNNNNNNNNNNNNNNNNNNNNNNNNNNNNNNNNNNNNNNNNNNNNNNNNNNNNNNNNNNNNNNNNNNNNNNNNNNNNNNNNNNNNNNNNNNNNNNNNNNNNNNNNNNNNNNNNNNNNNNNNNNNNNNNNNNNNNNNNNNNNNNNNNNNNNNNNNNNNNNNNNNNNNNNNNNNNNNNNNNNNNNNNNNNNNNNNNNNNNNNNNNNNNNNNNNNNNNNNNNNNNNNNNNNNNNNNNNNNNNNNNNNNNNNNNNNNNNNNNNNNNNNNNNNNNNNNNNNNNNNNNNNNNNNNNNNNNNNNNNNNNNNNNNNNNNNNNNNNNNNNNNNNNNNNNNNNNNNNNNNNNNNNNNNNNNNNNNNNNNNNNNNNNNNNNNNNNNNNNNNNNNNNNNNNNNNNNNNNNNNNNNNNNNNNNNNNNNNNNNNNNNNNNNNNNNNNNNNNNNNNNNNNNNNNNNNNNNNNNNNNNNNNNNNNNNNNNNNNNNNNNNNNNNNNNNNNNNNNNNNNNNNNNNNTGTCCCCTCCCTGTGTCCCCTGTGTCACCGTCTGACTGCTGTGCACTGTGTCCCCTCCCTGTGTCCCCACTCTGTCACCGTCTGACTGCTGTGCACTATGTCCCCACTGTGTCACTGTCTGACTGCTGTGCACTGTGTCCCCTGTGTCACCGTCTGACTGCTGTGCACTGTGTCCCCACTGTGTCACTGTCTGACTGCTGTGCACTGTGTCCCCTCCCTGTGTCACCGTCTGACTGCTGTGCACTGTGTCCCCACTGTGTCACCGTCTGACTGCTGTGTCCCCTCCCTGTGTTACCTTCTAACTAAACACAAAACCGCTCTGTCTGTTGATGCAGAGCTCTCCTTTGATTCTCTGCAATATTTCTTTCAGAGTCCTGTTCGGTTCGACACCTTTGACAGCCTTTCCCTCAGTATTCCAGCTGCTACTTGGGTATGTATTGATCTTGTGGCTTATTTGAATCTATTCTAGAAACCTTTCTGTCCAAAAGGGCTTGGGTGATTTGGTGTGGTGATTTGATGTGGCCCAGGTACTAATTGTCATTCAGATGTGTGGCTGGCTAAACCATTTCAACTCTGGTCTAAGGGCCCAGTTGTGGGAGAGAGAAGGTGACAGTTTATCTCACTGAAGACGGATTGGCATTTGGACACTTGTGTGTTGCGCACACATCTCAAACTCTAACATTGTAGCTCTGTGTACAAGTACAGGTCTTCTCAGCTCTGCTCTTCTCCTGAGCCAGTGTGGGTGCCTGGTTCCCACTACCCCTCCCTGCTGAGCCAGTGTGGGTGCCCAGTTCCCACTATCCCTCCCCGCTGAGCAGTGTGGGTGCCCGGTTCCCACTATCCATCCCCGTTGAGCCTGTGTGGGTGCCCAGTTCCCACTACCCCTCCCCACTGAGCCAGTGTGGGTGCCCGGTTCCCACTATCCCTCCCCGCTGAGCCAGTGTGGGTGCCCAGTTCCCACTACCCATCCCCGTTGAGCCTGTCAGTATTAGCAGAGCAGGGGCTGAGTGCACCCGGGTGTATCTGAAGCCTGATGCTTGTGCACTGTAGACACAGCCCTGGGAGGCTGCCTTCTGGCTGCCTGTGCCCCAGTGCAGCTCTCTGAGCTGTTCTAACTGCCTGCTCCTGCTCTAGGGGCATCCTCTGACACTGGACCACTGCCTTCACCACTTCATCTCATCTGAGTCCGTGCGAGACGTTGTGTGTGACAATTGTACAAAGGTACGCATTCCACAGTGTCACCTCCCACATGACACCAGTCCCCTGTCTTGCTTGCTGAGCGGCTCCCTGTGATTTTGTCCCCACACAAGGTTTGATCGCCCCCAGTATTTACAGGGACACCTTAAAGTCCAGGTGTGCATGGGCTCCCCCTCCCGGCTGTACTCCTTCCCATTGTCTGTGTTCACCTTTTCACCTGGGCCCCACTTCTGCATCCAGAAGAAATGCTAATATAGACGTCTGAGGGCTGCTTAGGTGCATCCACAGGACAGCTGCAGCACAAAACACAGAGTCAACCAAACCACCCATTCCAGCCCGGTAAGGACTCCTGAAGCACAGTAGCTGGAGCTTCCTCCTCAACCTGCAGGCAGCTGCGTTGAAGACTCCTCCTTCCCAATGATTATTGCTCATTTAAATAACCTTGTGAGATGCTGATACTGGCTCATGAGTCCTAGACGTTCTAGGACCTTCCTGAGCCTCGCACAGCCTTTTGAATTTTCAAGGCCTCGGGAGCTTCCCTACACACTCCTGAAGCTTTGGGTTGGAGAAAGTGGAACCTTGGGGAGTTAATGAACAGTAGCAGGCCTGAGATATGCTGCTCACGGGCGACCCCTGCTGTCCATGTACAGATCTGAGTGCTGCTCCACCTCCAGGGTCTTCAGGCAGAGCCCAAGGTGCTGAAATCCACTATCAGCAGAAACTGCCTGATGAATTCCAAGGATGTCTGGGGATACTGAGGCGCTCTTGAGCAGGGAGGGCCAAGGTGTCCAGAACTGTCCCCAGAGGCTATACAAAGGAAACTCCCAGAGTGAAGCAGACTGGCCTGAGAGGAAGAGGCGGGCCTGGGGAATCCACAGAGAACTGGTTGGGGATCTacttactttatatatatgagtgctctgcctgcatgtatgtggtgcaccaTGTGAGTTCCCAGTatcatggaaaccagaagagggaattggatctcctggaactggagttatcactggttgtaagccactgtgcAAAAGCCGCAAGTGCTCTGCACTGCTAAGGCAGATATCTCCAGCTCTCTCCATAGAATTTTAGAGTATTTAAAAAGTTCAAATTTCAGTGTTGTGTTTCTTTTGTCTTCCCTCCATGGTTCCTGTTACCTCCTATGAGGAGGAGTCTCTGAGAACAGACTTTAGGTGAGGATGGAGCTCACAGCGTTCACGGCAGGCAGTGGGGCTGTGGGCTCAGTCACTGCCAGCCCTGCCAGCTCTCTGCTCCCGGGCTCCTGCAGACAGACACGCTGTTGCTTTATTGCAGATTGAAGCAAAAGGGACACTGAATGGGGAGAAGGTGGAGCACCAGAGGACCACCTTCGTTAAACAGTTAAAACTAGGAAAGGTGGGTCCTCCTGCACTTGTGGTctgcctgggggaggggagggactctGTCTGCCCCTGCACCATCTGAGcacttcctttcccctctgcccGCAGCTGCCACAGTGCCTGTGCATCCACCTGCAGCGGCTCAGCTGGTCCAGCCACGGCACGCCCTTGAAGCGCCATGAGCATGTGCAGTTTAATGAGTTCCTGATGATGGACTTCTACAAGTACCGCCTCCTGGGACACAAACCCAGCCGGCATGGCCCCAAAGCCCCTGAGAACCCAGGGTCTGCCCTGGAAGTACAGGACACACAGGCGGCCCCAAAGCCAGGTGTGTGCGTGCGACTGCAGAGAAGCCTTGATGTCCCTACTCTGGCTCTTCAGCATGCACTCTAGCTGGCAGTTAACTTCCTAGTAGCAGCAATGGGGGTGGAATGGCATgggctctgtttttgtttttattctttttttattcttttttttttttttttttttttttttttttggtattacgagacagggtttctctgtatagccctggctgtcctggaactcactctgttgaccagcctggcctcgaactcaaatctgcctgcctctgccttccaagtgctgggattaaaggtgtgtgccaccactgcccagcttcatttttattcttatcagCATTAGGATCAGCACTAAGCACCTCACTTCTCCTAGGAAAGTGCTCTTCTGAACCATGTTCCAGCCAGCATTTCCTACAGAACTAAACTGCATAGTAATGAGACATGGAGTGTTGAGTACCACAGGCCATCGGGTTGACTTGTAGGTAAACGCAACctcaggtggaaggagaggacaggtTACACAAAGTAAGCTATCACAGatggaaaggcagagggagacacTGGGGGAGATGCTGAGGGGCTACCATCTCGCTCTGACCTTATGCAGCATTTCAtagccagcttggactacattaTATGACTGTGTCTACAACTAAATAGAAACCAAAGCCAGCTGTTCACATGCATCAGCTGCCTAACTCTATAACTCAAGGCCCTTTTCCCCTACAGGTCTGAGTCAGTCCGGGGCCCCCAAGACACAGATTTTTATGAATGGCGCCTGCTCCCCATCTTTGTTGCCAGCCCTGCCTTCCCCAATGGCCTTCCCTCTGCCAGTGGTTCCTGACTACAGGTGAGGAGGAGAGCTGCTGAAGAGCCCTTGGCTGCTCACTGGAGCTCGCTGTTCTTAGTATCCTAAAGACAGAAGTGTGGGCTCATTCCCTCTTTCATCTTGACAGAGATTAACATTATTTGTCAGTTATTTCTAAgacaaatcatttttaaagtaaaagttatATAAGTGTATGaaatctgcatgtgtgtgtgtgtgcacgcacatgtgtaaAGTGTACAGAGAACTGTTTCCTGGGACTCCAGCTAGACAATCAGTACAGGCCTTAGCACTTGGAAGCATGTTGCACTGGGCACACGTCCTTCAAGTGTAGAGCTGTAGTTAACAGATGTGCGTGCATGCTCACACTCAACCTCCTATAGTGTAACAACACACAGGGCTCTTTAAGCTTTGACTTTGCATATAAATCCTGGGTCTGTCTTAATTAATGTTTTTCCCACCCATCAGCTCCTCCACATACCTTTTCCGCCTGATGGCAGTTGTCGTCCACCATGGAGACATGCACTCTGGACACTTTGTCACCTACAGACGGTCACCACCTTCTGCCAAGAACCCTCTCTCAACCAGCAACCAGTGGCTGTGGATTTCTGACGACACAGTCCGCAAGGCCAGCCTGCAGGAGGTCCTGTCCTCTAGCGCCTACCTGCTGTTCTATGAGCGAGTTCTGTCCAGGGTGCAGCAGCAGGGGCGAGAGTATAGGTCTGAAGAGTGACAGGCTAGCCCAGAAGCAGGGCCTATGGTGAGGTCCACACTGTCCAGGATAAAAGCAAAGGCATGCCACGTGTACACGTGCAAGCCAGCCCTCTAGAGCCCTCAGTCTTCTGTGTATTCTGAGAGCAGGCTCCACAAGGGAGCCAGCCCCACACCACATGGCGCTGCCAGGGTGAATGGAAGATGTCCTTGTGTGTCTAGAGTGTCTTACCTGGCACAGGCAATTAAAGGAACCAGATCCCAGAAGCCACCTTTTCTATACTATTATATGCTAGGTGTTCTCAGAGGGCTGCTTTTGGCTAACCCCCTGACATTTCACCATAGATCGTTATTTTTAATAAGGAGGCCCATAAATATTATTGACAAGAATTAGTGAAATTATTAAAGGCAACAATTCAGAAGAAAAAGTGCCTTTGTTTCCCATTGTTCTGAGACCAAGCATGACCTGTAAGTCACAGGCATGATGCTGGGAAAGCCCTTGTCCTTCCAAgccccagaggtcagaagaacagTTCAAGAATGCCTAAAACagcgtggtggctcacacctggtATCCCACAtgtagagactgaggcaggagaatcactccaagttctaggccagcctgggctccataatTAAAACCTTGTCTCCTTTCAAAGCCTCATGGACACCTCCCCACCTTTGGGAATGCCTTTTGAAATCTGGGTTCCCTGTGTTGTCAAGGTTACTTGCCAAGCCCATGGAGGACGAGAGGCGTAGCCTCTCCTGAGCTGTGTCATCGGCACTGCTTGATCCACTTCAGAAGATGCCTCTCTTCCTGTTAGGAGTTGCCCACAACAGGATTTACAGTCCAGAGCCTGGTTAGGGTGATCTGATAGCCGGGCTAGGAAGAGTGGGCGCTAAGCCAGGGCCACAGTCTCTCTGTACGTTGCTTTCTCAGTCAGCCCATGGTGAGGATGAAAGCAGCGTGATGTTTGAACAGAAGTGGAGCAGATGCATCCTGCAGTTAGGCTTTAGGGCCGTACTCTTAAGTGCGTGTCTCTCGTAACCTCATTAAGCAAAAGGTATACTAGGCCTTCTCCATTTCCAGACAAGCCTCATGAACAGCTAGGGACAGGAATCGTGATGGCACAGTAGTACCTATGTGTTAACTaagtgtgtaaaaaaaaaaccaaattcaaactGACTCTTCTGGTCTAAGATTTGGAACCAGACCTATCCAAAGGTCACTGAGCTAAGGCCAAGGACATGTTTTCTCTGCTGGGGGTAAGCTGGCAGACATTCCAGATGTGCCTAGACATCAGCTATGAGATCAGGTCTCACTGTGCATCCTGAGGTCTTGAGACTCTGAGACCGTGCTGTGTTGGACCCCCACAGCAGCCCCACAGACCTGGCTTCCAGGCTGAGATGAACACGAAAGCCATCAGTCACTTGTGACCTTAGAGCACTGTGCAGGGCTGTGGGCCCCAAGCGCCACTCCTGCCTCTAAAGTCAGCCTGGAAGAGAGGTGGCCAAGAGGACAAGTGTGCAATGCTGCTCAGAGCCCCGTGTGAGCCAAGGCTGTAGATGTGTCAACCTGACTGAGCGCTAATGTCCTTCCTCATTTTGTAAATTATTATATTAGGTAACGACCAATGATGGTTCCTAGTTTTAAGTTATTCACAGTAGGATATTCTTCCTGGAGAAACTTACGTTAAGCTAGTACTTACACCGTAGGCTGCCGAGTGTGGATTTGCTAAAGCCTTTGTATCTGCTGTGTACTATTGCAATAAAGATGGTTTTGTTAGGAAACACCAAGTGTGTTTTAGTCCTTTACACGGGCGTACGTACAGCAGGCTACCTGTAAACTTGtgaagatccgcctgcctctgcctcctggatgctgcctAGTTTTCATAAAACACttgtcttctctgtgttctctgtgatAAAGCAAACACCAACTTCTTccagcaaaaagaaaacacagagcaCTGATTATTAAAAATGGGTTTTAGGGGCTGGGCAGATTAGTCTCCACAATTAGAACCTGTGTTGAACAACCCACAGCCACCCGTAACTATAGTACCAGGTGATCTGGCACCTCTGGCCTTCCtgggcacacacaaataaaaataataaagacgtTTTATTTCTTGGTAGGTAAAATTTTCCGAAAAGTCAAGTTGATCCGAGGAGCCAGGACCCTCTTGCGGATG from Mastomys coucha isolate ucsf_1 unplaced genomic scaffold, UCSF_Mcou_1 pScaffold22, whole genome shotgun sequence includes:
- the Usp30 gene encoding ubiquitin carboxyl-terminal hydrolase 30 isoform X2 yields the protein MLSSRAQAARTAADKALQRFLRTGAAVRYKVMKNWGVIGGIAAALAAGIYVIWGPITERKKRRKGLVPGLVNLGNTCFMNSLLQGLSACPAFVKWLEEFTTQYSRDQQGPHTHQCLSLTLLNLLKALSCQEVTEDEVLDASCLLDVLRMYRWQISSFEEQDAHELFHVITSSLEDERDRQPRVTHLFDVHSLEQSEVAPRHVTCHTRGSPHPTTNHWKSQHPFHGRLTSNMVCKHCEHQSPVRFDTFDSLSLSIPAATWGHPLTLDHCLHHFISSESVRDVVCDNCTKIEAKGTLNGEKVEHQRTTFVKQLKLGKLPQCLCIHLQRLSWSSHGTPLKRHEHVQFNEFLMMDFYKYRLLGHKPSRHGPKAPENPGSALEVQDTQAAPKPGLSQSGAPKTQIFMNGACSPSLLPALPSPMAFPLPVVPDYSSSTYLFRLMAVVVHHGDMHSGHFVTYRRSPPSAKNPLSTSNQWLWISDDTVRKASLQEVLSSSAYLLFYERVLSRVQQQGREYRSEE
- the Usp30 gene encoding ubiquitin carboxyl-terminal hydrolase 30 isoform X3, with product MALLQGFPTRGRYKVMKNWGVIGGIAAALAAGIYVIWGPITERKKRRKGLVPGLVNLGNTCFMNSLLQGLSACPAFVKWLEEFTTQYSRDQQGPHTHQCLSLTLLNLLKALSCQEVTEDEVLDASCLLDVLRMYRWQISSFEEQDAHELFHVITSSLEDERDRQPRVTHLFDVHSLEQQSEVAPRHVTCHTRGSPHPTTNHWKSQHPFHGRLTSNMVCKHCEHQSPVRFDTFDSLSLSIPAATWGHPLTLDHCLHHFISSESVRDVVCDNCTKIEAKGTLNGEKVEHQRTTFVKQLKLGKLPQCLCIHLQRLSWSSHGTPLKRHEHVQFNEFLMMDFYKYRLLGHKPSRHGPKAPENPGSALEVQDTQAAPKPGLSQSGAPKTQIFMNGACSPSLLPALPSPMAFPLPVVPDYSSSTYLFRLMAVVVHHGDMHSGHFVTYRRSPPSAKNPLSTSNQWLWISDDTVRKASLQEVLSSSAYLLFYERVLSRVQQQGREYRSEE
- the Usp30 gene encoding ubiquitin carboxyl-terminal hydrolase 30 isoform X1, whose product is MLSSRAQAARTAADKALQRFLRTGAAVRYKVMKNWGVIGGIAAALAAGIYVIWGPITERKKRRKGLVPGLVNLGNTCFMNSLLQGLSACPAFVKWLEEFTTQYSRDQQGPHTHQCLSLTLLNLLKALSCQEVTEDEVLDASCLLDVLRMYRWQISSFEEQDAHELFHVITSSLEDERDRQPRVTHLFDVHSLEQQSEVAPRHVTCHTRGSPHPTTNHWKSQHPFHGRLTSNMVCKHCEHQSPVRFDTFDSLSLSIPAATWGHPLTLDHCLHHFISSESVRDVVCDNCTKIEAKGTLNGEKVEHQRTTFVKQLKLGKLPQCLCIHLQRLSWSSHGTPLKRHEHVQFNEFLMMDFYKYRLLGHKPSRHGPKAPENPGSALEVQDTQAAPKPGLSQSGAPKTQIFMNGACSPSLLPALPSPMAFPLPVVPDYSSSTYLFRLMAVVVHHGDMHSGHFVTYRRSPPSAKNPLSTSNQWLWISDDTVRKASLQEVLSSSAYLLFYERVLSRVQQQGREYRSEE
- the Usp30 gene encoding ubiquitin carboxyl-terminal hydrolase 30 isoform X4 translates to MKNWGVIGGIAAALAAGIYVIWGPITERKKRRKGLVPGLVNLGNTCFMNSLLQGLSACPAFVKWLEEFTTQYSRDQQGPHTHQCLSLTLLNLLKALSCQEVTEDEVLDASCLLDVLRMYRWQISSFEEQDAHELFHVITSSLEDERDRQPRVTHLFDVHSLEQQSEVAPRHVTCHTRGSPHPTTNHWKSQHPFHGRLTSNMVCKHCEHQSPVRFDTFDSLSLSIPAATWGHPLTLDHCLHHFISSESVRDVVCDNCTKIEAKGTLNGEKVEHQRTTFVKQLKLGKLPQCLCIHLQRLSWSSHGTPLKRHEHVQFNEFLMMDFYKYRLLGHKPSRHGPKAPENPGSALEVQDTQAAPKPGLSQSGAPKTQIFMNGACSPSLLPALPSPMAFPLPVVPDYSSSTYLFRLMAVVVHHGDMHSGHFVTYRRSPPSAKNPLSTSNQWLWISDDTVRKASLQEVLSSSAYLLFYERVLSRVQQQGREYRSEE